In Syngnathus scovelli strain Florida chromosome 10, RoL_Ssco_1.2, whole genome shotgun sequence, the following are encoded in one genomic region:
- the rxrgb gene encoding retinoic acid receptor RXR-gamma-B isoform X1 — MWQPAASPAAGCGAGRELGYGHYSTGPMSTAHSHPHGAPMGGMVGHPSVISTARHLPSPMSSMGSHMNGLASPYSVITSSLPSTPNLNFGPLGSPQMNSMNSVSSSEDIKPPPGLQNLGSINYQCPSPGGMSKHICAICGDRSSGKHYGVYSCEGCKGFFKRTVRKDLTYTCRDSKECLIDKRQRNRCQYCRYQKCLAMGMKREAVQEERQRGKERGENEVESTSSFNEEMPVDKILDAELAVEPKTETYSDGSPGNSTNDPVTNICQAADKQLFTLVEWAKRIPHFSELPLDDQVILLRAGWNELLIASFSHRSVTVKDGILLATGLHVHRSSAHSAGVGSIFDRVLTELVSKMKDMQMDKTELGCLRAIVLFNPDAKGLSNPTEVEALREKVYASLESYTKHKYPDQPGRFAKLLLRLPALRSIGLKCLEHLFFFKLIGDTPIDTFLMEMLEAPHQIT; from the exons ATGTGGCAACCTGCGGCATCACCTGCAGCTGGATGTGGCGCCGGGCGGGAGCTGGGTTACGGCCACT ATTCTACCGGGCCAATGAGCACGGCCCATTCCCACCCCCACGGTGCGCCAATGGGCGGCATGGTGGGCCACCCGTCGGTTATCAGCACCGCCAGGCACCTGCCGTCGCCCATGTCATCCATGGGCTCGCACATGAACGGCTTGGCCTCACCTTACTCCGTCATCACCTCATCTCTGCCGTCCACGCCCAACTTGAACTTCGGACCGCTCGGAAGTCCGCAG ATGAACTCTATGAACAGCGTGAGCAGCTCGGAGGACATCAAGCCTCCGCCGGGCCTGCAGAACCTGGGGAGCATCAACTACCAGTGCCCGAGCCCTGGGGGGATGTCAAAGCACATCTGCGCCATCTGCGGAGACCGTTCCTCAG GGAAACACTATGGCGTGTACAGCTGCGAGGGATGCAAAGGGTTCTTCAAGAGGACCGTGCGCAAAGATCTCACTTACACTTGTCGGGATAGTAAAGAGTGCCTGATCGACAAGCGCCAGCGGAACCGCTGTCAGTATTGTCGATACCAGAAGTGCCTGGCCATGGGCATGAAGAGAGAAG CGGTACAGGAAGAGAGGCAGCGTGGGAAAGAGCGTGGGGAGAATGAGGTGGAGTCGACTAGCAGTTTTAATGAGGAGATGCCTGTGGACAAGATCCTAGACGCTGAGCTGGCGGTGGAGCCCAAGACGGAGACGTACTCGGACGGCAGCCCCGGCAACTCG ACCAACGACCCCGTCACCAACATCTGCCAAGCGGCAGACAAGCAGCTCTTCACGTTAGTGGAGTGGGCCAAGAGGATTCCCCACTTCTCAGAGCTCCCCTTAGATGACCAGGTCATCCTATTACGAGCAG GCTGGAACGAGCTGCTCATCGCGTCCTTCTCTCATCGGTCGGTGACGGTGAAAGATGGAATCTTACTGGCCACGGGCCTCCACGTCCATAGAAGCAGTGCCCACAGCGCTGGGGTGGGCTCCATCTTTGACAG AGTCCTGACAGAGCTGGTGTCCAAAATGAAGGATATGCAGATGGATAAAACGGAGCTAGGCTGCTTGCGAGCCATTGTCCTGTTCAACCCAG ATGCAAAAGGTTTGTCCAACCCAACGGAGGTGGAGGCATTGAGGGAAAAAGTATACGCCTCTCTGGAGTCTTACACTAAACACAAATACCCGGACCAGCCTGGAAG GTTTGCCAAGTTGCTGCTGCGTCTGCCCGCGTTGCGCTCCATCGGCCTCAAGTGCTTGGAGcaccttttcttcttcaaactcATCGGAGACACGCCCATCGACACCTTCCTCATGGAGATGCTGGAAGCGCCGCATCAGATCACATGA
- the rxrgb gene encoding retinoic acid receptor RXR-gamma-B isoform X2 — MDSHDPYVHLNSTGPMSTAHSHPHGAPMGGMVGHPSVISTARHLPSPMSSMGSHMNGLASPYSVITSSLPSTPNLNFGPLGSPQMNSMNSVSSSEDIKPPPGLQNLGSINYQCPSPGGMSKHICAICGDRSSGKHYGVYSCEGCKGFFKRTVRKDLTYTCRDSKECLIDKRQRNRCQYCRYQKCLAMGMKREAVQEERQRGKERGENEVESTSSFNEEMPVDKILDAELAVEPKTETYSDGSPGNSTNDPVTNICQAADKQLFTLVEWAKRIPHFSELPLDDQVILLRAGWNELLIASFSHRSVTVKDGILLATGLHVHRSSAHSAGVGSIFDRVLTELVSKMKDMQMDKTELGCLRAIVLFNPDAKGLSNPTEVEALREKVYASLESYTKHKYPDQPGRFAKLLLRLPALRSIGLKCLEHLFFFKLIGDTPIDTFLMEMLEAPHQIT, encoded by the exons ATGGACAGCCATGATCCATATGTGCATTTAA ATTCTACCGGGCCAATGAGCACGGCCCATTCCCACCCCCACGGTGCGCCAATGGGCGGCATGGTGGGCCACCCGTCGGTTATCAGCACCGCCAGGCACCTGCCGTCGCCCATGTCATCCATGGGCTCGCACATGAACGGCTTGGCCTCACCTTACTCCGTCATCACCTCATCTCTGCCGTCCACGCCCAACTTGAACTTCGGACCGCTCGGAAGTCCGCAG ATGAACTCTATGAACAGCGTGAGCAGCTCGGAGGACATCAAGCCTCCGCCGGGCCTGCAGAACCTGGGGAGCATCAACTACCAGTGCCCGAGCCCTGGGGGGATGTCAAAGCACATCTGCGCCATCTGCGGAGACCGTTCCTCAG GGAAACACTATGGCGTGTACAGCTGCGAGGGATGCAAAGGGTTCTTCAAGAGGACCGTGCGCAAAGATCTCACTTACACTTGTCGGGATAGTAAAGAGTGCCTGATCGACAAGCGCCAGCGGAACCGCTGTCAGTATTGTCGATACCAGAAGTGCCTGGCCATGGGCATGAAGAGAGAAG CGGTACAGGAAGAGAGGCAGCGTGGGAAAGAGCGTGGGGAGAATGAGGTGGAGTCGACTAGCAGTTTTAATGAGGAGATGCCTGTGGACAAGATCCTAGACGCTGAGCTGGCGGTGGAGCCCAAGACGGAGACGTACTCGGACGGCAGCCCCGGCAACTCG ACCAACGACCCCGTCACCAACATCTGCCAAGCGGCAGACAAGCAGCTCTTCACGTTAGTGGAGTGGGCCAAGAGGATTCCCCACTTCTCAGAGCTCCCCTTAGATGACCAGGTCATCCTATTACGAGCAG GCTGGAACGAGCTGCTCATCGCGTCCTTCTCTCATCGGTCGGTGACGGTGAAAGATGGAATCTTACTGGCCACGGGCCTCCACGTCCATAGAAGCAGTGCCCACAGCGCTGGGGTGGGCTCCATCTTTGACAG AGTCCTGACAGAGCTGGTGTCCAAAATGAAGGATATGCAGATGGATAAAACGGAGCTAGGCTGCTTGCGAGCCATTGTCCTGTTCAACCCAG ATGCAAAAGGTTTGTCCAACCCAACGGAGGTGGAGGCATTGAGGGAAAAAGTATACGCCTCTCTGGAGTCTTACACTAAACACAAATACCCGGACCAGCCTGGAAG GTTTGCCAAGTTGCTGCTGCGTCTGCCCGCGTTGCGCTCCATCGGCCTCAAGTGCTTGGAGcaccttttcttcttcaaactcATCGGAGACACGCCCATCGACACCTTCCTCATGGAGATGCTGGAAGCGCCGCATCAGATCACATGA